One Streptococcus gallolyticus subsp. gallolyticus DSM 16831 DNA window includes the following coding sequences:
- a CDS encoding nuclear transport factor 2 family protein: MNTEKFFDKMALKELVDTFSNLADIKDTKTQAQLFVEDAKLESFNGDFHSVQNGREEIETACANFLALFDTVYHLNGQQVVDINETGDAATGTAYCHVVLIGENEEGKRIQTTQGVRYNDEYIKIDGKWKIANRTSHFVYTDTKEM, from the coding sequence TAGATACATTTTCAAATTTAGCAGATATCAAGGATACGAAAACACAAGCTCAATTGTTTGTTGAAGATGCTAAATTAGAGTCATTTAACGGTGATTTTCATTCGGTGCAAAATGGTCGTGAAGAAATCGAGACAGCTTGTGCCAATTTTCTTGCTCTTTTTGATACTGTTTATCATTTGAATGGTCAACAAGTTGTTGATATTAATGAAACAGGAGACGCGGCGACAGGCACAGCTTATTGCCATGTTGTTTTGATTGGTGAAAACGAAGAGGGCAAACGTATCCAAACGACACAAGGTGTCCGATACAATGACGAATACATCAAGATTGATGGTAAATGGAAAATTGCGAACCGTACATCTCACTTCGTCTATACCGACACAAAGGAAATGTAG